From a single Bacteroidota bacterium genomic region:
- a CDS encoding ABC transporter ATP-binding protein: protein MPQPLVQFEHVAKKYKSFQALEDVTFSVNEGEIFGYIGPNGAGKTTTLKLLVGLLMQFEGAIHVGDLTLPRDLQKLHKLVGYLPQDPEYQPWRTVDHALMTFGRLSGVSVNDLKIRIPALLERFELGDVRHKKIKKLSGGMKQKVGFVQAMLHKPKLLVLDEPLNGLDPESRIRLREQILAMRAEGTTVIFSSHILDDVQNVADRIGIIKKGRMLKAGNMAELVAHFGINKEVHLDYSQLPDSTGFLGSLPFVKAVKQRSSSYWILEMDNEANLDASIHQAVAQSLSQNGRIRRVTEQAPTLDELYKRFTESGSAETTPIIPASESPSSSNSATPSTTINLEK from the coding sequence ATGCCACAACCCCTCGTTCAGTTTGAACACGTTGCCAAAAAGTACAAATCCTTCCAAGCGTTGGAGGATGTGACTTTTTCGGTGAATGAAGGCGAAATCTTTGGCTACATCGGCCCCAATGGGGCTGGGAAGACCACCACATTGAAGCTGCTTGTCGGCCTGTTGATGCAGTTTGAAGGCGCAATTCACGTCGGCGACTTGACGCTGCCGCGTGACCTTCAGAAACTCCATAAACTTGTGGGCTACCTGCCGCAGGATCCGGAGTATCAGCCTTGGCGCACCGTCGATCATGCCTTGATGACCTTCGGGAGACTCAGTGGTGTCTCCGTCAATGACCTCAAAATCAGAATTCCAGCGCTCTTGGAGCGGTTTGAGTTGGGCGATGTGCGGCACAAAAAGATCAAAAAGCTCTCGGGCGGCATGAAACAGAAGGTCGGCTTTGTGCAGGCGATGTTGCACAAGCCCAAATTGCTTGTGCTCGACGAACCGCTCAACGGCCTTGATCCGGAAAGTCGCATTCGCCTGCGTGAGCAAATCCTCGCGATGCGCGCGGAAGGCACCACCGTGATCTTCTCCTCACACATCCTGGACGACGTGCAAAACGTCGCCGACCGCATCGGCATCATCAAAAAGGGCCGGATGCTCAAAGCCGGCAACATGGCGGAATTGGTAGCGCATTTTGGCATCAACAAAGAGGTGCACCTTGACTATTCGCAGTTGCCTGATTCCACTGGATTTCTCGGCAGCTTGCCATTTGTGAAGGCCGTCAAGCAACGCAGCAGCAGCTATTGGATCCTCGAAATGGACAATGAGGCCAATTTGGACGCGAGCATCCATCAGGCTGTCGCCCAATCCCTTTCACAAAACGGACGTATTCGCAGGGTGACCGAGCAGGCTCCGACGCTCGATGAGTTGTACAAGCGATTCACCGAATCCGGTTCTGCTGAAACTACACCCATCATTCCAGCCAGCGAATCGCCTTCCTCCTCCAATTCTGCCACGCCTTCCACCACCATCAACCTCGAAAAATGA